One Cucumis melo cultivar AY chromosome 8, USDA_Cmelo_AY_1.0, whole genome shotgun sequence genomic window, aatctataaaATTTTCATGATCTTAAATTGTTTTCATCagaatatttatgtttttttaattatattaagtTATTAGGGTGATGTTTAGAAAACAAAACACacttcattcttttttcttttttttttcttttttttaaacaacccacaaatttaaagaaaaatcttattacaattaatattaattattatttactattatttaattaataaaaaaatttctaaattaaacttagaacaatagtttttaaattatatttcgTCTGAATATTTATTCTTAATTCCAAATGTATCTCTCCTTTAATCTTTACTGTgttagtaatttaaaaaaatttaacttgttgtttatattattttgatatatattcGTTGTTCTCTTCAAATcccataaaaaaaattattgaaatatacAACTTAATCTCCCCTAATGCATTggtaataaatttatatataaaaaaaagttagagaaaaaatgacttttttttcttttgtgtcaAGATGATTGATTCAAGATAAAactcaaactcttcattttaacttttacctttatttttcctttacattttatttcgagaaacaatattttaaattttgttagaCTACAAGTTAAGatttataattatttgtttAAGTTTCAATTTAAACTATTTGGCAATACATTGATACAAAATCTAAAACATATTGTAAATATGTTTAATACATATTTTGGAACTTTCTTAAAATAATTAGAGTTTCCTAAATATAAGTACTCTTTGAAGTACAAAATATGCATCCAAGTCTTCAATTATCCAATCTTTTAAACAACAATAACTATAATttattaattgttttattttttacctctcgataatgattttttttagcATGCACATAAATCAATGATACCAAGTATATATGTATGATGATCTTGAAATAAGAGATTCAATCCCcaattgtcaaaaaaaaaatcaattttcttGAATGAATGAAAATTTTGTAGTTAAACTTCAagataaaattatatttgataatttacaacatttatctttttacaaaatttttaacaattttattttaaaatgaaaggtttcattcttatatttgaaattgttatactaaaaagtttataataatattattgcaTGTAGACGTATGTCAATATTTTAGgggccgtttgggggaagggttgggttatgggggttagggttatgataaacctagtattaagataaacctaggattataataagatgtgtttgggggaagggttatggaggaagtgttatgataagatgtgtttgggggaagggttatgaaggaagtgttatgataatgttgtgaagaaggattgagaaaaagttgaagaagggttaaggagttaaaactagggttacataacccttcccccaaacaggggttggattacataaccTTAACCCCCATaatccaacccttcccccaaacgctcCCTTATAGTTTCTATACAAAGATTATATTTTACAAAGCATTTGAGATTTAACAAATTTGTTTGTGTTCAAGCAATTTTAGAAAACAATcggtagaaaaaaatatagttacgtgtaaattttcttttcaaacttttGTAAATATACACCCATTTATATGTGTAtaactttaaaataatttgtaaaatcaaaataatgttcaaaattaattaaattattgcAAATCTAAAATCAAAAAGTAAAAAGATAATATTATTGTTACTTCTCAACAAACTTTATGGATATATAGATACATGGAGtaatattattttggaaaacTTATATAAATCTAACAAAGTTGTAATATTTACGGCAGTGTAACAAAGTTagattagccattttttaaatattacagatttgtctttccatttttttttcttcctcgtCATTCGTCTTTCTGTTATTTCGTCTTTCTCcgtgcgatttcgtctttcttcctttcttttttttttttttattttttgcaatTTCTATCCATCatgtttcttaatttttaattatttaattatctcGTTTAATCtcttcatcgtttttcttcttttcctcttcgtttttttcgcttcgatttatTTCCATTGTCCAATGcatacaacaaaatagcaaaatctaaaagaaataaaagattgtgtataaagaatcctgaaaaaaaaatcatttagattggagtagccgaaatgtaaacgatcgagtataaaaaatcttgagaaaaatcttgaaaaaaaattatttggataggtgtagtcaaatgtaaaggatcgtctaaataaatataaacgatagaaatctaaacgatggtgtaccaaaaaattttaaaaattgtgtaccaaattaaaaaaaaaaatcatttagatttgggtccccaaatctaaacaattgtataacaaaattaaacgatgaattgaaaagataaattgtagtgatatctaaacgaccgtgtctatatctaaacgatagcgtataaattatagtcatatctaaacgatctcgtataaattataaccatttGTAAACGATtgcatatatattgaaccatatctaaactaGCGCGTTATTGAGCGTCTAGTTGACGgaacatttttgatattttatacgGTGGGACTCTagactttttttcatttttaaaattgttctatacactttaaatattttaccactttttttatattttttaaaagatccctatttttttattataaaaaataaatcatatttaccaCCTTAATTTATCATTGATTTTAATATTggttattattgtttttaaattaatattgaggtttattttttaagtttcaCACTTAcaccttttaattttttttagtacagaaattaaataatttgtaatctgtattcatatttaattttaaaattttttatttacatgattctttataattaaatttagatttatttttaaaaaacaataaaatatttgacGAAATATTAACTAAGTGTAAtgaattttgtcattttcttacgattttttttttaaatatctttATTTTTCGATATCCAATACTATTGTCTTTTATGTCGgcttctatatatattttttcaaactcTCATATTCATAAATGAAATTGTATTATTAACATTTTATAATTAAGTTCTCTTAAGCTTCACATGACGCTAAGGGATGATAGTATCAAAAGAAAATAGTTATCTCATAATAATATTGGAGTAAGTTCGAAGACAACGATGGATGAGAATGATATGAAAGATTGTCTTACGGTAGAGAGTAAAAAGAGAGGAACAAACGTCGTTGATAGGAATAAGAGAAACTTGTTAACATGCTCCCTCTAATTTGATAGGAAATATCAAATTtgtttctcttttgtttttgtaaATAAGTTTTCTCTATTCATTTCTTGTTTAACATTTCTTTTACTTTTGGTGATGATAGGCCAGACCAACCTGACCTAGAGGCTTTTGCTTTTGAGGTTTAAGAAATTTGTCTGTGATCAAGAGGAAAATGATTTCAAACTTAATtactctcaatttttttttgaaaatatcaaaaatgatttcaaatttaattaatattaaaaaataaaataaattattccTATTCAAAAAAGATTACATAATAatatatcaataaaattattTGATAAACTTTCTATGGAATTCTTATTTTCTTAAACATAGTTCTAAATGTTtaatatactattattttttttaattatttatagcTTTTTATTATAAACTATTTGCAACTAAGTGTGTaatgtataaattaaaataagacATCTAAAAAAATTTTGTATTAAATTTGATAATCgttctttatttatatataaaaatttaaaatatcgtattatacaaagaaaaatcaaattaatatatagttaataaaaaaatttcaaatcgtGTATTTTCTATATTGATTTAAATATTCAATAGCAatagaataagaaaaataaaagagaacaaaggaaaatttttataaaaagattaTATTTTGCCGCATTAAAACTACTTATCTTTGTCGTTGTATGAAAATTTAGCAATACAGATTCGTTTAAACTAGCACGCGGCCCTatcattaatattaaatttatatgtTTAGGTTAGTTAGTGTATTTTTCTCTTTACACATAATAGTATTTATCTTTTATTAGTCAATCGAaattattatcttttattaatcaATCAAAATTGAGAATTTAATATGATTTCTCTAACTTATTTTATTAGACTAGTTCAAAACACAAACTCAACCAATTTTTAAAGATTTACCAATTTGAAAAAACTAAAttcaaactatatatataaaagaaaaagaatctaaatttcaaattatCCTAACGAGCATATAATTTGATGAGAATATTTTGATGAAGCATATGGTAAAATGttgaaatataaattttttctatataactaaattaaacacgtttcctttcattttcttaatttaattttattaacaTGCTCTCTCTAATTgttgatattaaatttgtttcCCTTTTGTTCTTGTATCTATATTTGTtgtttaacctttttttttgtGATGATATGCCCGGCCGGCTTCTTCTTACTTGAAGACCTTGCTTTCGATATTTAAGAAATTTGTAGAGtaattttatcaaattataaaaattaaatcatattaaCCACCTTAATTTGTCATTGATTTTAATCTtggttattattgttttttaaataatattgaggtttattttttaattttcatgtcaccttttaaattttttcacaTTAGCCAATTCAAAAGACTTGcccattaatttaattttagtagAGGAGTTAAATCATTTGCAACTGTATtcatgtttaattttaaaaattttgatttttatgattctttataattaaatttatatttatatttgaaaatttgtaaaTAGCAACAAAATATTGACATAACATAGAAAAATCGAAGGGAGATAAATTTTATcgttgaaatatatatattttgttaacttttctattttttaaaaaacacatttgtttttaatatccaatattgtgttttatttctatatatttgtttattattcaTAAATGAAATTGTATTATTAATTAAGTTCTTTCACATGACACGAAACATGCTTATCAAACCATAAAGGGCATGTTTGGCCCAATGGTTGGAGCGGGCTACGTTCGATCTTAAAAACCAAGAATTAGGGTTATTATAATCTTCTCCTATTCATCACTCCATCGTTTTCCTTTTCATTACTCCCCATTTCCCACTATTCACCActccaatttcttcttttttagctgTCCGTTTGTTCTTCTccaactttctttttttcgtttctCTTCTTCTCAAACTTTCTCctctattttttatttctcttctTCTACTGCTTTGTCCTCTTtcaactttcttcttttttttcttctttgtcttCTCTGTGGATGTGAATGGAATCTGTATTGACGACTGATTGGTTTTCTTTCTCATGTTTGctatattatttttctattttgtattttaacttttctttttacttttctGATGATAGTGCATTGGTTGGTGTGGTTTTCAATTTcttgataattatttttttctttctttttttggatGTGGATTGTAAAATGTTTCCACTTGGTTGATGGGTTACTTTGCTTTCTATTTTGTTTCCATGAATTGGAAATTAGAGATGGATTGAAGAAACTGTTTTGGATGCAATGTTAAAGGCATTGACATCTGGGTTTTTCAATTTATTGCCTTCAATTGTCATTGTTCGTTGACCCATTTGCTCAATGGTTGTACCTATGGCCCACACATGCCACAATCATCACGCTCATTCTTTTGTATCTAAAAATAAACTGAGACAATTTAAAAAACATGAGATCTTCAAGTTGATATGATATTGAAGCAGAAAGGAGGAGTTGTCTTACACATTACTCAAGAGATTTGTAAGTCTCTAATAACTTCTATTTATTGtagaaaatttcaaaatataggtataaaaatagaaataggaagcaagagaataaaaaaaatggtataacggttgcaaaatttcatattcattatattttgtaaatatttattttcattttgatatatttgaaaatgaccctatgaaaaagagagaagaataagaatataatataaataaagttAGATGGACGGAAACAATAATTGTAATAATGtcctagaaaagaaaaaaacattgtATACTATTACAAGAATCTTGGTTTGTATTGATTTAAGTTTTAATTAATCTCTTTTAAAATTTGTCAGACTATGTATCTGTAACATAATTTCAAACACAATTCCCTATAGAATTTATATTGGagattatagttaaatttattaaatgaactacataattaacgagattgaataaaataattatagaaaaaaaatgtgtattgcaagaataatgaaaaaaaaaactttgataTTCTCCCGATTATAATAATCTGCATcccaaacacaaattataataacCCAAACTATAATGATATGCACCTCAAAGACATATTATAAaacacagactataataaccacCCACATACTATAATAACCACAGTTTATAATAACTCATCCTACGCCACAAAATAACAATCATTAGATTATGATTGTTAATTATAAGCAGAAATCATCATGGATTAGCCtcaatagtaaaaaaaaaaaaagtctaaaagatgatgatataaaaaaaacagTCATTGCATAGTAATTCTTTGTCTTCAAATCAATTCAATCATCAAATGTTTTTAAGCAGATGGATCAAATCATTTTTTCGGTTCATTAAGAGATGATGGAACATGCCAAACCTCTAGCTATTTTGATTAGATCATATTCTTAAATCTATTTGAATTATATTCAATTTAACGGTGAAAACATCAAATTTCTAATTGATTAAAAAATATCTATCGATTAAATGCATGTACTATTGATTTGAATTTGTGTAATAATAAATACATAAGAATTGATTATTGTGACACAAAGTATAATAACACAATAAAGTAAAGTAGTTGTGTAATATGTGTCAATCAGCATCTTTCTCCACCTAATATTAATGAGCTAATAATGTTTACCATgtcaattaaagaaaagaatatgaatCTAAAACAATAATGGTAGTTTGTATTGATGAAcaacaaatattaaaagtaaaagtaaaatatataaaatagagagaaaaaagaaaaaggattgATGAAAGGCAAAAGGAAGGAGAACCACCCGCCACCAGCTGCCGCAGGAAGAGGGAAGGTCTGAAAATCACACAGAGTAAAAAGTGGGGAGAGAGTTGTGGGGAAGAGAAGAGCAATCCCAAACCCCACCATTCAATCATCCATCAAAAATTAGAACTTTCTTACAGTGTTTTtggtatatataatataacttGTTTGTAATTATCTTTGATTAACCTTGCAAACTTGTGATTGTTTTACAAGGAAACTTccccttttctctcttttccttctatcttcttctttctttcgtCTTTCCAATCCAAACCCATTAAAGGAATCCACCTAGAAGAGAGATTCTTACCTTACCCAGATCGACCCTTTTCAAACCCTGTTCGGATCGGATCGGATCGTTTTCGATCTGAGCAATTTCGGATTGTAATATGTCGTGTTCATCTTCATCTGGGTCTGAGGATGATGAGGGAATCGATTCTTACAGGAAAGGAGGGTACCATGCTGTGAGGATCGGCGATCATTTCGCCGGTGGCCGTTATGTTGCTCAGAGGAAGCTCGGCTGGGGTCAATTCTCCACCGTCTGGCTCGCTTATGATACTCGTACCTCCGTACGGTTTTTCCAATCCCATCACATATTTCATCGTTTTGCTTTGATCTTACTTATTCTCGTGAATCTTGATTTTATCCTGTTATTAAGAGTTTTGCTCGAATCTTTGTTTTTTGCTGGATTTTGTGATCATTTGTGAACTTGTGTGGTTTCGTTGGATCCGGACTGGGATGGCCATTTCTGTCATGCGTTTCTTTGCTTAGTTTGTTAGATCTTTATGATATAACTCGCATTTATTTCTGTTTCTTTCCTGTTTATCATTAATTGGATGTTTTTGTTTTCTCCTCTTACGCTCAGCCCACATGAAACGTTTAGTGGGTTTTGATGTGGGGTTCTCTTTGGACTCTTTCTATTATGATAAATATCCCCATTTTCCATTTATGGATGTCCGTTTTTTTTAATCTTAGTTATTGATCTCACTAAGTTTTCAAATTTATGAAATGCTATTGAAAATGTCGATTGATTATTTCAAGTTGTATAATGTAGATCAGGAAATAGCTTAGTGGTGAGGGATAGCAGGGTTTCTGTTTGGTTTTAATGTTTGAAGAGCTAGGCTAGTATTTGTTAGCAAAGGACATGGTTATACTGGGACTTGACTacccatttttttctatcaACTTGCAAGAGGACCTACTTGTAAAAGTGCTTCAGGATGACCTCAACCATCTGTTTTTTCAGAATATCCTTCTTTTTGTGGAAGAGAAATGTTGTATAAAAAGAAGGTGGGAGAGGCAAACTTGCTAAATTAGCCAAAAGGTTTACATAGAACTTTCCAATAGACTTGAATATCAAATGAAGTGAAATAGTTATTTAGATCAGGAAAAGATACTTTTGTTCGGTTCGATATATATTGTTGTGAGTTTTAACCTTTGGtggattataatttataatattgTTTCTAGTTTATATGTCTAAATTGTGGTGGTGGCAGTATATTTTCTggttttctaatttcttttccttccttttcttAGAAATATGTATCACTTAAAATCCAGAAAAGTGCTCCCCAATTTGCTGAAGCTGCACTTCATGAAATTGAAGTTCTTTCGGCAATTTCAGATAGTGATCCATCAAGCTCCAAGTGCATTGTGCAACTGATCGATCATTTTAAGCATGCAGGGCCAAACGGGCAACATCTGTGTATGGTTCTTGAATTCCTTGGTGATAGTTTACTTCGATTGATCAAGTATAACCGTTATAGAGTTCTTGAGTTGAATAAAGTCAGGGAGATCTGCAAATGTATTTTGGTTGCTCTGGACTATTTGCATAGAGAACTTAGTATTATCCACACTGATCTGAAACCTGAAAATATTCTTCTATTATCCACCATTGATCCTACCAAAGATCCTGTGAGGTCTGGACAGGCTCCTATTCTTGAAAGGCCTGAGGGGAATCCAAATGGTGGAGCAACCATGAATATTATTGAGAAGAAGTTAAAGAGAAGAGCAAGGAGAGCAGTCTCTAGGATCTCTgaaaggagagtttctatgggGGGAGCAACCCCAAAGCCTGAAGATAGAAAACTAGATGGTATTGATCTAAGGTGCAAGATTGTAGATTTTGGTAATGCATGTTGGGCAGATAGGCAGTTTATGGAAGAAATCCAAACAAGACAGTACAGAGCTCCTGAAGTCATACTGCAATCTGGTTATTCCTACTCAGTTGACATGTGGTCATTTGGTTGCATTGCTTTTGAACTCGCCACGGGTGACATGATGTTTACCCCAAAAGGAGGACAAGACTATAGCGAGGATGAGGTAAGGATGATTGCTAATACTGTTTCCTTAGCAATATGATATTCTTGGAATCCTATCATCATTAGCTGATTGCAAATACTTGGTTGTCTTTCCTGCCAATTAAGGAAGTGAGGAGAGAGAACACAGAACAGAATGCCATTCTATTTTTATTGTACCATGTTATGTTTcattcttattttaaaaaaaagtttagtgAGAAGATTTGGTCAATGTATATGTCACAAGCATGTCCTCTAATTTTGACTTTTCTGAACCAATCAGTAGTTAGTAGAGTTGAATCAATTAACCAACCACCTGCAACCAAAATGTTTATTAGGATTGAAACAAATTCCATAACTTGTGTAAAATATTCATGTTTCTGTGTTAATATGCACATATGGCGATGCCTGTTTAAGTGTCAATAGTACTACGGCCGATGAGGAAGTGAGGGTTGGAAGGTTAAGGGAGCAGTTCTTTTGTTTGATAAGCTTTATCTTTACCAGCATTTTGAGCTTCGTTTAGTTGATAACTTTATGCAAGTAGCGAAAATGTGAAAGGTACAAGTTTGATATTTCATTCCATTATCAAGTTTATGTTTTGGTCATGTGTTTGAATTCTTCAATGGACTGGTTTCAGGATCATCTTGCATTGATGATGGAACTCCTTGGGAAGATGCCTAGAAAAGTAAGTACAGCACATCAAACTTCTCCTCATAGTTTCTTCGTACCTATCAATTTCCATTTCTCTTATGTTTGGCTTGGCACTCAGATTGCAATAGGAGGAGCTCGATCAAAAGACTACTTTGACAGGCATGGGGACCTGAAAAGGATTCGAAGGCTGAAATTCTGGTCTCTCGATCGACTGCTGGTCGAGAAATATAAATTTTCAGAAGCTGATGCTCAATCTTTTGCTGAGTTTCTCAGTCTCGTTCTCGATTTCGCACCGGAGAAGCGACCAACTGCTCAGCAATGCCTTCAGCATCCTTGGCTCAATCCTAGGAACTTGCCTCAAACCGAAATGAAGAATAAAACAGAGGTTGAAAAGGTGAATGTTGGTATGAGCAAACTCCAGATTAGAGTGGGAAAGTGAAGAAGAATGGATAGGCGGCGGCGGCTGCGCTCATTTGACTGCGGACCAACACTATTTTCAGGTTCTTTCCTTTGTCTGACTGTCAGACCGTAATTTTCATCCCGATTACAGGtccatttttttgttgttttttaaatGAATTGATTTTTTATTAACTAATATAGCATGTAAAAATTAGTATTGTTTTCCCAAGACATTGACATAAGAGAGTGAAATATTGACTACTACGGATAATAGGAACTGTTGGTGGGATCAGGGATGTGCTCTAAAGTAGCACCCAAAAAAATCActgatatatattatatatatatattctacatGCTATCAATATGATTGCCTTCACTCCACAAACATACATACTCGttcaaaaaaatattctttcttAGTTTCATTCTAATTGTGTTAGTGTTATTCGAATACCAAATCTTCGTTTCAGCATGAGGTTCGTCCTAGGCGATGTTCGTATCATTACAAACATCGTTGTAATGCAGTTGATATACTTTATACGTCTGATGGTTGGCggattttttgaaaaatatttttcaatcatGCCTAATTTAGTCTCCTTACCATTTCTTTTTGTGCGATTTTTACAACAGCAGATAAttgttgttattttttaaaaaaataaaatatgagaaattgctaagagtattataaattttgtaaagcttcagaaacaaaagaaagtttttttttccttcctttaaCAAACTGATGAGTGATCGAAATTAAATTATATGgtttctattttcttcttttattggAGATCAATATCTAATTCCTGAAGTGTCTGAATTGActggagagaaaaaaaaaaagaattaaatggATGATAAATAAATTGTGgtaataaataatgaaaaatgAAGGTCACATTGGTTGTAAGTGTTGACTTGGTATTTGTGACCAATAATATTTAGATTCTTATTGATGTCAAAGGATTTGGAATTGACAAAGTTATTGAAGTATGAGAATGCCATTGAAAACTACGGGAAAGAAAATTAGTTTCACTAAGTTGGGTTCCCTTCAAAGGAGATTAGCTTAATAGTAATTAGTACGATTAATATATCTACTTTCTCACGTTGAAAGTTCAAATATTCGTCCCTTAAAAGCATGTTTTTACTAATTTCACatgatgaatatttaatttcgAAAACAATTTAAGAAACCTATCTTTCACatgtcaaaaaccactgaaGTTCACTACTACCTTATTATTTTCACTTcatcttttttaaaatagaacCATAAAGTTCAGTTATAAACTATCGTAGAAGTAGACCAATTGCATTTTAAAAATACTTCTTAAAGTTTAGCATAAACAACGACCATTGAACAACATAATTTTAAAGCAAGTAAATTGAAATACGAGAGATTATTTACCTTTCATGTCAACCTTTGAATTTTAATAAAACTAACTTAATTTTGATCTTACCAATTTAATCATTACAATATTATCTTGATTTCTTTGTAGTTTTACccataattttgaaataaaattacaAAGCAATATATTAGTTCCAAAATATTGcaattagagaaaaaaaaaaacaaaattaggtAGCATGCGTTCCTCAAATGTATAATTCTCAACGATCATATatgttatgtatatatattaaaaaattaaaatgatatatttgaaatttcCACATTGGTAGCAAATTACTAACGTTGATTTTAGTTTATTACTAATGTGATTGAATTAAAGTACTATTTTGGTCCCGCTAAGTTCGATTATAATTTTAGTTCATATGCTCTTAATAAatggatcttttcaaaaatagaaaaattgataaaacaaaaccactaaaatagaaaattcattacatttgatttttttaccGTAAATATTTATATGAAAGGTTCAACTTTtcaacattttcttttaattaaatcttaaatttaatttcaaaccaggattaaaatttgattaaaagaaattttaagattaaatttaagaattactaaaaattttaaaaattggatATATGGAAGATAATTTTTTGGAGCTGTAAACTCCAAATTGgggtaataaaaataaaataatgagaaaaagaaaaataaaagaattgttGGGAATACCATTTATGGTGAATAGGGGTATTTGAGTAATTTGAGAATAGGGCAATCAAAGTTATGAAAAGTTTTAACCCTAGTTTGTGTTTTTGTGTTGAATTTGGGCGGTGGAATCGGAAGCCAAAATCGAAGTTCAGAATCAATCCTTCGTAATCTTGGTTAGGGTTTTCCTTTTCCcgctttcttctcttctctttctctttgaatCCACTTCCTTAATCCTTCGCAATCCATCCAATTTACTCCTTTTCCGTCGTTTATCAGAGTGTAGCTTTTGGAGATTCAACACAATCATGTACGGACCCAGAGGGTAAGTCCAGAATTTCTGACCTTTCTCTCTTCGCTCTTGTCTTGTTTCTTTGGAATTTTCATGGGTTGTTATTGAAATTGTGTGTTGGGATTGAGAGCAGCTGGATTGAGGGGATGAGTTCCTCTGTTTTTTGTCTTggtgtttcttcttcttcttattattcttattattgcTATCAAATGGGGTTTTTTAGTAGAAA contains:
- the LOC103485190 gene encoding uncharacterized protein LOC103485190, which gives rise to MSCSSSSGSEDDEGIDSYRKGGYHAVRIGDHFAGGRYVAQRKLGWGQFSTVWLAYDTRTSKYVSLKIQKSAPQFAEAALHEIEVLSAISDSDPSSSKCIVQLIDHFKHAGPNGQHLCMVLEFLGDSLLRLIKYNRYRVLELNKVREICKCILVALDYLHRELSIIHTDLKPENILLLSTIDPTKDPVRSGQAPILERPEGNPNGGATMNIIEKKLKRRARRAVSRISERRVSMGGATPKPEDRKLDGIDLRCKIVDFGNACWADRQFMEEIQTRQYRAPEVILQSGYSYSVDMWSFGCIAFELATGDMMFTPKGGQDYSEDEDHLALMMELLGKMPRKIAIGGARSKDYFDRHGDLKRIRRLKFWSLDRLLVEKYKFSEADAQSFAEFLSLVLDFAPEKRPTAQQCLQHPWLNPRNLPQTEMKNKTEVEKVNVGMSKLQIRVGK